One window of Salegentibacter sp. Hel_I_6 genomic DNA carries:
- a CDS encoding DUF2490 domain-containing protein produces the protein MKKSLLSAVLFSLFILFSANAQIDEDQTGAWYMYFWNTEFGESQWGLQGDIQYRNWDLGGDLEQLLIRGGLTYSPKNAAVKFTLGYGNITTGTFGESDETSGESRIYQEALLPHKLSSRFYLTHRFRYEQRWVENQDFRTRYRYNLFLNIPLNQPNLNKDAIYLALYNELFINGERKIGDGRSVELFDRNRFYSALGYALKDNLKLQAGYMTQTTDNVSKGQIQLSLHHTF, from the coding sequence ATGAAAAAATCACTCCTTTCCGCAGTTTTATTTAGCCTTTTTATATTATTTTCTGCCAATGCCCAAATTGATGAAGATCAAACCGGCGCCTGGTATATGTATTTCTGGAATACAGAATTCGGGGAGAGCCAATGGGGACTTCAGGGAGATATTCAATATAGAAACTGGGATTTAGGTGGAGATTTGGAACAATTGCTTATTCGCGGCGGACTTACCTATTCTCCCAAAAATGCCGCTGTAAAATTCACGCTGGGATATGGAAATATCACCACAGGAACTTTTGGCGAAAGCGATGAAACTTCAGGTGAAAGCAGGATTTATCAGGAAGCTTTACTTCCGCATAAATTAAGTAGCAGGTTTTATCTCACTCACCGTTTTAGATATGAGCAACGTTGGGTAGAAAACCAGGACTTTAGAACCAGATACCGTTACAACCTGTTTTTAAATATTCCACTAAATCAGCCAAACCTGAATAAAGACGCTATTTACCTTGCCCTATATAACGAATTATTTATTAACGGCGAACGGAAAATTGGCGATGGCAGAAGTGTTGAGTTATTTGATCGAAACCGATTTTACTCTGCGCTGGGATATGCCTTAAAAGACAATTTAAAATTGCAGGCCGGGTATATGACCCAAACTACAGATAATGTTAGTAAAGGCCAGATTCAACTTAGCCTGCACCATACTTTTTAA
- the pnuC gene encoding nicotinamide riboside transporter PnuC gives MIEDFFTQLTWLQAIGTIFGVVQVLLARKNNIHNYLFGIVSILISLFVMYRSKLYADIILNLYYLVMSIYGWFYWKFGRKAKETPISYSDKKDLLKAFGIVLACFTLMTYWLRFHTDSDVPFWDATVSGFAWAGMWLMAKRKMENWIFLNISNSIAIPLLIYKELYIYAGLTVFLFIVGTSGYFKWRKIINNEKRESIASA, from the coding sequence ATGATAGAGGATTTTTTTACACAACTTACCTGGTTACAAGCTATCGGAACTATTTTTGGCGTGGTTCAGGTTTTATTGGCGCGAAAAAACAATATCCATAATTATTTATTCGGAATTGTTTCCATTCTTATAAGCCTTTTTGTAATGTACCGCTCAAAACTTTATGCCGATATTATCCTTAATCTGTATTACCTGGTGATGAGCATTTATGGCTGGTTTTATTGGAAATTCGGGAGAAAAGCTAAAGAAACCCCAATTTCCTATTCAGATAAAAAAGATCTCCTTAAAGCTTTTGGAATTGTTCTGGCTTGTTTTACGCTAATGACTTACTGGCTTCGATTTCATACCGATTCTGATGTTCCGTTTTGGGATGCCACGGTAAGCGGATTCGCCTGGGCGGGAATGTGGCTTATGGCCAAAAGAAAAATGGAGAACTGGATTTTTCTGAATATTAGCAATAGCATCGCCATTCCTTTACTTATTTATAAAGAGCTATACATTTATGCCGGCTTAACGGTTTTCCTTTTTATTGTAGGTACTTCCGGCTATTTTAAATGGCGTAAAATAATTAATAATGAAAAACGAGAATCAATTGCAAGCGCTTAA